The following proteins are co-located in the Pomacea canaliculata isolate SZHN2017 linkage group LG8, ASM307304v1, whole genome shotgun sequence genome:
- the LOC112570688 gene encoding probable G-protein coupled receptor 83 — protein sequence MANDITESVINVTASSPQPDKEYTAMERFLLSYPHLAAWTIASPFILFFGTFGNVMIIVIMRRMRQGQSSNSMSLYFTAMAVSDLVLLYTGLPQVWMFRTFGFQLYRIHLSLCKLIPFFSYACSTGTAWLIVAMTMQRLMSVVWPHHKSFSCTERKVGLVIAMIVTIQIGFNISKLIAYELNNGVCEIVNEELWYYDQIIYPRITVVVSTLIPFVILVIGNSVLLWAVIQSVKVARVMTLGSGDQVNSRQKKASTLTITLITVSMVFLFLTMPMNTYFLIVNDISNEETIIQWASRSFAFAILDLAWFSHSAINFYIYCLTGSKFRYELKSLFCRRYPALKRSKATP from the coding sequence ATGGCTAATGACATCACAGAATCTGTCATCAATGTCACTGCCAGTAGCCCACAACCAGACAAAGAGTATACCGCTATGGAACGGTTTTTGCTCTCTTACCCACATCTCGCAGCCTGGACGATTGCCTCGCCTTTCATTCTCTTCTTtggcaccttcggcaacgtgatgatCATCGTGATAATGAGGCGAATGAGGCAGGGCCAGTCGTCAAActctatgtccttgtacttcacggCAATGGCGGTATCCGACCTGGTCCTCTTGTATACAGGACTTCCTCAAGTATGGATGTTTCGTACCTTTGGGTTTCAGCTCTACCGTATTCATCTTTCCCTTTGCAAACTAATTCCGTTTTTTAGCTATGCATGTAGTACAGGCACAGCTTGGCTTAtcgttgccatgacgatgcaAAGACTAATGTCGGTTGTGTGGCCCCATCACAAAAGCTTTTCATGTACAGAGAGAAAGGTTGGACTAGTTATAGCTATGATTGTCACCATACAGATTGGATTCAATATATCTAAACTTATTGCATATGAACTAAATAACGGAGTGTGCGAAATTGTAAACGAAGAGTTATGGTACTACGACCAAATTATCTATCCTCGGATCACTGTAGTTGTGTCCACACTTATTCCATTTGTTATCTTGGTCATCGGTAACAGCGTGCTGCTGTGGGCAGTGATTCAGTCTGTGAAGGTGGCGCGTGTGATGACCTTAGGTAGcggtgaccaggtcaacagtcgccagaaaaaagCCTCGACACTTACCATCACCCTCATCACGGTGTCCATGGTGTTCCTCTTTCTCACGATGCCCATGAACACTTACTTTCTCATTGTTAATGATATCAGCAACGAGGAGACCATCATTCAGTGGGCCAGTCGTAGTTTCGCTTTTGCCATTCTCGACTTGGCTTGGTTCAGTCACAGCGccataaatttttatatctacTGCCTGACAGGCTCTAAATTCAGATATGAGctgaaatctttgttttgtagacGATACCCGGCGCTGAAAAGGTCAAAGGCCACCCCCTGA
- the LOC112570451 gene encoding probable G-protein coupled receptor 139: MANDITESVINVTASSLEPVKEYTAMERFLLSYPHLAAWKIASPFIVFFGTFGNVMIIVIMRRMRQGQSSNSMSLYFTALAVSDLLILYTGLPQVWMFRTFGFQLYRLHVSICKLIPFFTYSCGTGSTWLIVAMTMQRLMSVVWPHHKSFSCTERKVGLVIAMIATIQIGFNVSKIISYELINGVCDIVNEELWYYDQVIYPWIDVVITTLIPFAVLVIGNSVLLWTVIQSVKVARVMTSGRGDQVNTRRKKASTLTVTLITVSMVFLLLTMPMNTYFLIVNDISNEETIIQWASRSFAFAILDLAWFSHSAINFYIYCLTGSKFRNELKSLFCRRYPALERSKATSLTSGTTSFK, translated from the coding sequence ATGGCTAATGACATCACAGAATCTGTCATCAATGTCACTGCCAGTAGCCTAGAACCTGTCAAAGAATATACCGCTATGGAACGGTTTTTGCTCTCTTACCCACATCTCGCAGCCTGGAAGATTGCCTCGCCTTTCATTGTCttctttggcacctttggcaacGTGATGATCATCGTGATAATGAGGCGAATGAGGCAGGGCCAGTCGTCAAACTCTATGTCATTGTACTTCACGGCATTGGCGGTATCCGACCTGCTAATCTTATATACAGGGCTTCCTCAAGTATGGATGTTTCGTACCTTTGGGTTTCAGCTCTACCGTCTTCATGTTTCCATTTGCAAACTTATTCCGTTTTTCACCTATTCATGTGGCACAGGCTCTACCTGGCTTAtcgttgccatgacgatgcaAAGACTAATGTCGGTTGTGTGGCCCCATCATAAAAGCTTTTCGTGTACAGAGAGAAAGGTTGGACTAGTTATAGCTATGATTGCCACCATACAGATTGGATTCAATGTATCTAAAATTATTTCCTATGAACTAATTAACGGAGTGTGCGATATTGTAAACGAAGAGTTATGGTACTACGACCAAGTTATCTATCCTTGGATCGATGTTGTAATAACCACACTTATTCCGTTTGCTGTTTTGGTCATCGGTAACAGCGTGCTGCTGTGGACAGTGATTCAGTCTGTGAAGGTGGCGCGTGTGATGACCTCAGGTAGAGGTGACCAGGTCAACACTCGCCGGAAAAAAGCCTCGACACTCACCGTCACCCTCATCACGGTGTCGATGGTGTTTCTCCTTCTCACGATGCCCATGAACACTTACTTTCTCATTGTTAATGATATCAGCAACGAGGAGACCATCATTCAGTGGGCCAGTCGTAGTTTCGCTTTTGCCATTCTCGACTTGGCTTGGTTCAGTCACAGCGccataaatttttatatctacTGCCTGACTGGTTCTAAATTCAGAAATGAGctgaaatctttgttttgtagacGATACCCGGCGCTGGAAAGGTCAAAGGCCACCTCCCTGACCAGCGGCACAACGAGTTTTAAGTAA